One stretch of Vulpes lagopus strain Blue_001 chromosome 12, ASM1834538v1, whole genome shotgun sequence DNA includes these proteins:
- the COG1 gene encoding conserved oligomeric Golgi complex subunit 1 isoform X2: MAAAAASPALKRLDLRDPGALFETHGAEEIRGLERQVRAEIEHKKEELRQMVGERYRDLIEAADTIGQMRRCAEGLVDAVKATDQYCARLRLRLAGPAAPRPPRDPQPQQPSQEKFYSMAAQIKLLLEIPEKIWSSMEASQYLHATQLYLLCCHLHNLLQLDSSTSRYSPVLSRFPILIRQVAAASHFRSTILHESKMLLKCQAVSDQAVAEALCAIMLLEESSPRQALTDFLLARKAAIQKLLNQPHHGASIKAQICSLVELLANTLNQAHALFYTLPEGQLPDPSLPCGLLFSTLETITGQHPTGKGAGVLQEEMKLCSWFKYLPASIVQFQPALRTLAQPISQEYLKDTLQKWIHMCNEDIKNGITNLLLYVKSMKGLAGIRDAMWELLTNESTNHSWDVICQRLLEKPLLFWEDLMQQLFLDRLQTLTKEGFDSISTSSKELLISALQELENTTSNSTSNKHIHFEHNMSLFLWSESPHDLPPDAAWVNVAHRGQFASSGLSMKAQAISPCVQNFCSALDSKLKVKLDDLLAYLPSDDSPLPKDVFPGQAKSCAFDRYADAGTVQEMLQTHSMVCIKYITDCIQAELQSIEQVVHGQQDVLNGVKLHAVLFMARLCQSLGELCPHLKQCILGRSGSSEKPARDPRALKKQGKGKTREVIPMQAKWQEVKELLLQQSVMGYRVWSSAVVKVLAHGFTQSLLLDDAGSVLATATSWDELEIQEEAESGSSVTSTIRLPIQPSWYVQSFLFSLCQEINRVGGHALPKVTLQEMLKSCMVQVVAAYEKLAEEKHVKKEGAFPMTQNRALQLLYDLRYLNIVLTARTEEVKSGRSKQDSRIEKVADYLEALIDPFDLDVFTPHLNSNLNRLVQRTSVLFGLVTGTENHFTPRSCTFNSQEPHNILPLASSQIRFGLLPLSMTSTRKAKSTSRSMETKAQTAIH; the protein is encoded by the exons ATGGCGGCCGCGGCCGCCTCTCCCGCGCTCAAGCGGCTGGACCTGCGCGACCCCGGGGCGCTTTTCGAGACGCATGGAGCGGAGGAGATCCGCGGGCTGGAGCGCCAGGTTCGGGCCGAGATCGAGCACAAGAAGGAGGAGCTGCGGCAGATGGTGGGCGAGCGGTACCGCGACCTGATCGAGGCGGCCGACACCATCGGGCAGATGCGCCGCTGCGCCGAGGGGCTGGTGGACGCCGTGAAGGCCACGGACCAGTACTGCGCCCGCCTCCGCCTGCGCCTGGCGGGCCCGGCCGCGCCCCGGCCTCCGCGGGACCCGCAG CCACAGCAGCCGTCCCAGGAGAAGTTCTACAGCATGGCTGCCCAGATCAAGCTGCTCTTAGAAATTCCCGAGAAGATCTGGAGCTCGATGGAGGCCTCTCAATATCTTCACGCCACACAGCTCTATTTGCTTTGCTGCCACCTTCACAACCTGCTCCAGCTGGATTCTTCTACTTCCCGATATAGCCCTGTCCTCTCACGATTCCCTATACTCATCCGTCAGGTAGCAGCAGCCAGCCATTTCCG GTCAACTATTCTGCATGAAAGTAAGATGCTGCTCAAATGCCAGGCCGTGTCTGACCAAGCTGTAGCTGAGGCCCTGTGTGCTATAATGCTCTTAGAAGAGAGTTCTCCACGCCAAGCCCTAACAGACTTCCTATTGGCCAGAAAGGCAGCTATACAGAAACTTCTCAACCAGCCACACCATG GTGCCAGCATCAAGGCCCAGATTTGCTCATTAGTGGAGCTGTTGGCCAACACTCTGAACCAAGCTCATGCTCTTTTCTACACTTTACCAGAAGGCCAGCTGCCAGATCCATCCCTGCCATGTGGCTTGCTCTTCTCAACTCTGGAGACCATCACAGGCCAGCATCCTACTG GAAAGGGCGCTGGCGTTCTACAAGAGGAGATGAAGCTCTGCAGCTGGTTCAAATACCTGCCAGCATCCATCGTCCAGTTCCAGCCAGCTCTCCGAACACTCGCGCAGCCCATCAGCCAGGAATACCTGAAAGACACCCTGCAGAAATGGATCCACAT GTGTAATGAAGACATTAAAAATGGGATCACCAACCTGCTTTTGTATGTGAAGAGCATGAAAGGTCTTGCAGGTATCCGAGATGCTATGTGGGAATTACTTACCAATGAATCCACCAATCACAGCTGGGATGTGATATGTCAGCGGCTTCTAGAGAAGCCGCTCTTGTTCTGGGAGGATTTGATGCAGCAGCTGTTCCTTGACCGATTACAG aCTCTGACAAAAGAAGGCTTTGACTCCATCTCCACTAGCTCCAAGGAACTCCTCATTTCAGCCCTGCAGGAGCTTGAGAACACCACCAGCAACTCCACTTCAAATAAGCACATCCACTTTGAGCACAAcatgtctctcttcctctggtccGAGAGCCCCCACGACCTGCCTCCTGATGCTGCCTGGGTTAACGTAGCGCACCGGGGGCAGTTTGCCAGCAGTGGGCTCTCCATGAAAGCACAGGCCATTAGCCCTTGTGTCCAGAACTTCTGCTCTGCCCTCGATTCTAAACTGAAGGTGAAACTGGATGATCTCCTGGCTTACCTTCCCTCTGATGACTCACCCCTGCCCAAAGATGTCTTCCCCGGGCAGGCCAAGAGCTGTGCCTTTGACAGGTACGCAGATGCCGGGACCGTGCAGGAGATGCTGCAGACTCACTCCATGGTGTGCATCAAGTACATCACAGACTGCATCCAGGCAGAGCTGCAAAGCATCGAACAGGTTGTGCACGGGCAGCAGGATGTCCTCAACGGTGTCAAGTTGCACGCGGTCCTTTTCATGGCCAGACTCTGCCAGTCACTGGGAGAACTGTGTCCCCATCTGAAGCAGTGCATCTTGGGAAGGTCAGGGAGCTCTGAGAAACCAGCAAGGGATCCTAGGGCTCTGAAAAAACAGGGAAAGGGGAAAACGCGGGAAGTAATTCCTATGCAGGCCAAGTGGCAGGAAGTTAAGGAGCTCCTCCTCCAGCAGAGCGTGATGGGCTACCGCGTCTGGAGCTCAGCAGTTGTGAAG GTTTTGGCTCATGGATTCACCCAGTCGTTACTTTTAGATGATGCTGGCTCAGTCCTGGCCACAGCCACCAGCTGGGATGAACTAGAAATTCAAGAGGAAGCGGAGTCTGGCAGCAGCGTCACATCCACAATCCGACTCCCTATACAG CCATCCTGGTACGTCCAGTCCTTCCTGTTTAGCCTTTGCCAGGAAATTAATCGGGTTGGAGGTCACGCTTTGCCAAAAGTGACACTGCAAGAAATGCTGAAAAGCTGTATGGTCCAAGTGGTGGCTGCCTATGAGAAACTTGCAGAAGAAAAACATGTGAAG AAAGAAGGTGCCTTCCCGATGACCCAGAATCGGGCCCTGCAACTGCTTTATGATCTGCGTTATCTCAACATTGTTCTGACAGCCAGGACTGAGGAGGTGAAAAGTGGCCGCAGCAAACAGGACTCCAG AATTGAGAAAGTGGCTGACTATCTGGAAGCACTCATTGACCCGTTTGACCTGGATGTTTTCACACCACACCTCAACAGCAACCTTAATCGCCTAGTGCAACGAACTTCT GTTCTATTTGGATTGGTCACTGGGACAGAGAATCATTTCACTCCCAGGAGCTGCACATTCAACTCCCAAGAACCCCATAATATACTGCCCCTGGCATCGAGTCAGATCAG GTTTGGACTTCTTCCACTGAGCATGACAAGTACCCGAAAGGCCAAATCAACCAGCAGAAGTATGGAAACAAAAGCCCAG ACTGCCATCCATTAA
- the COG1 gene encoding conserved oligomeric Golgi complex subunit 1 isoform X1, producing MAAAAASPALKRLDLRDPGALFETHGAEEIRGLERQVRAEIEHKKEELRQMVGERYRDLIEAADTIGQMRRCAEGLVDAVKATDQYCARLRLRLAGPAAPRPPRDPQPQQPSQEKFYSMAAQIKLLLEIPEKIWSSMEASQYLHATQLYLLCCHLHNLLQLDSSTSRYSPVLSRFPILIRQVAAASHFRSTILHESKMLLKCQAVSDQAVAEALCAIMLLEESSPRQALTDFLLARKAAIQKLLNQPHHGASIKAQICSLVELLANTLNQAHALFYTLPEGQLPDPSLPCGLLFSTLETITGQHPTGKGAGVLQEEMKLCSWFKYLPASIVQFQPALRTLAQPISQEYLKDTLQKWIHMCNEDIKNGITNLLLYVKSMKGLAGIRDAMWELLTNESTNHSWDVICQRLLEKPLLFWEDLMQQLFLDRLQTLTKEGFDSISTSSKELLISALQELENTTSNSTSNKHIHFEHNMSLFLWSESPHDLPPDAAWVNVAHRGQFASSGLSMKAQAISPCVQNFCSALDSKLKVKLDDLLAYLPSDDSPLPKDVFPGQAKSCAFDRYADAGTVQEMLQTHSMVCIKYITDCIQAELQSIEQVVHGQQDVLNGVKLHAVLFMARLCQSLGELCPHLKQCILGRSGSSEKPARDPRALKKQGKGKTREVIPMQAKWQEVKELLLQQSVMGYRVWSSAVVKVLAHGFTQSLLLDDAGSVLATATSWDELEIQEEAESGSSVTSTIRLPIQPSWYVQSFLFSLCQEINRVGGHALPKVTLQEMLKSCMVQVVAAYEKLAEEKHVKKEGAFPMTQNRALQLLYDLRYLNIVLTARTEEVKSGRSKQDSRIEKVADYLEALIDPFDLDVFTPHLNSNLNRLVQRTSVLFGLVTGTENHFTPRSCTFNSQEPHNILPLASSQIRFGLLPLSMTSTRKAKSTSRSMETKAQVVPPALSRAGDPTHPGSLFRQLVSEEEDASTPSLFKLGWLSSMTK from the exons ATGGCGGCCGCGGCCGCCTCTCCCGCGCTCAAGCGGCTGGACCTGCGCGACCCCGGGGCGCTTTTCGAGACGCATGGAGCGGAGGAGATCCGCGGGCTGGAGCGCCAGGTTCGGGCCGAGATCGAGCACAAGAAGGAGGAGCTGCGGCAGATGGTGGGCGAGCGGTACCGCGACCTGATCGAGGCGGCCGACACCATCGGGCAGATGCGCCGCTGCGCCGAGGGGCTGGTGGACGCCGTGAAGGCCACGGACCAGTACTGCGCCCGCCTCCGCCTGCGCCTGGCGGGCCCGGCCGCGCCCCGGCCTCCGCGGGACCCGCAG CCACAGCAGCCGTCCCAGGAGAAGTTCTACAGCATGGCTGCCCAGATCAAGCTGCTCTTAGAAATTCCCGAGAAGATCTGGAGCTCGATGGAGGCCTCTCAATATCTTCACGCCACACAGCTCTATTTGCTTTGCTGCCACCTTCACAACCTGCTCCAGCTGGATTCTTCTACTTCCCGATATAGCCCTGTCCTCTCACGATTCCCTATACTCATCCGTCAGGTAGCAGCAGCCAGCCATTTCCG GTCAACTATTCTGCATGAAAGTAAGATGCTGCTCAAATGCCAGGCCGTGTCTGACCAAGCTGTAGCTGAGGCCCTGTGTGCTATAATGCTCTTAGAAGAGAGTTCTCCACGCCAAGCCCTAACAGACTTCCTATTGGCCAGAAAGGCAGCTATACAGAAACTTCTCAACCAGCCACACCATG GTGCCAGCATCAAGGCCCAGATTTGCTCATTAGTGGAGCTGTTGGCCAACACTCTGAACCAAGCTCATGCTCTTTTCTACACTTTACCAGAAGGCCAGCTGCCAGATCCATCCCTGCCATGTGGCTTGCTCTTCTCAACTCTGGAGACCATCACAGGCCAGCATCCTACTG GAAAGGGCGCTGGCGTTCTACAAGAGGAGATGAAGCTCTGCAGCTGGTTCAAATACCTGCCAGCATCCATCGTCCAGTTCCAGCCAGCTCTCCGAACACTCGCGCAGCCCATCAGCCAGGAATACCTGAAAGACACCCTGCAGAAATGGATCCACAT GTGTAATGAAGACATTAAAAATGGGATCACCAACCTGCTTTTGTATGTGAAGAGCATGAAAGGTCTTGCAGGTATCCGAGATGCTATGTGGGAATTACTTACCAATGAATCCACCAATCACAGCTGGGATGTGATATGTCAGCGGCTTCTAGAGAAGCCGCTCTTGTTCTGGGAGGATTTGATGCAGCAGCTGTTCCTTGACCGATTACAG aCTCTGACAAAAGAAGGCTTTGACTCCATCTCCACTAGCTCCAAGGAACTCCTCATTTCAGCCCTGCAGGAGCTTGAGAACACCACCAGCAACTCCACTTCAAATAAGCACATCCACTTTGAGCACAAcatgtctctcttcctctggtccGAGAGCCCCCACGACCTGCCTCCTGATGCTGCCTGGGTTAACGTAGCGCACCGGGGGCAGTTTGCCAGCAGTGGGCTCTCCATGAAAGCACAGGCCATTAGCCCTTGTGTCCAGAACTTCTGCTCTGCCCTCGATTCTAAACTGAAGGTGAAACTGGATGATCTCCTGGCTTACCTTCCCTCTGATGACTCACCCCTGCCCAAAGATGTCTTCCCCGGGCAGGCCAAGAGCTGTGCCTTTGACAGGTACGCAGATGCCGGGACCGTGCAGGAGATGCTGCAGACTCACTCCATGGTGTGCATCAAGTACATCACAGACTGCATCCAGGCAGAGCTGCAAAGCATCGAACAGGTTGTGCACGGGCAGCAGGATGTCCTCAACGGTGTCAAGTTGCACGCGGTCCTTTTCATGGCCAGACTCTGCCAGTCACTGGGAGAACTGTGTCCCCATCTGAAGCAGTGCATCTTGGGAAGGTCAGGGAGCTCTGAGAAACCAGCAAGGGATCCTAGGGCTCTGAAAAAACAGGGAAAGGGGAAAACGCGGGAAGTAATTCCTATGCAGGCCAAGTGGCAGGAAGTTAAGGAGCTCCTCCTCCAGCAGAGCGTGATGGGCTACCGCGTCTGGAGCTCAGCAGTTGTGAAG GTTTTGGCTCATGGATTCACCCAGTCGTTACTTTTAGATGATGCTGGCTCAGTCCTGGCCACAGCCACCAGCTGGGATGAACTAGAAATTCAAGAGGAAGCGGAGTCTGGCAGCAGCGTCACATCCACAATCCGACTCCCTATACAG CCATCCTGGTACGTCCAGTCCTTCCTGTTTAGCCTTTGCCAGGAAATTAATCGGGTTGGAGGTCACGCTTTGCCAAAAGTGACACTGCAAGAAATGCTGAAAAGCTGTATGGTCCAAGTGGTGGCTGCCTATGAGAAACTTGCAGAAGAAAAACATGTGAAG AAAGAAGGTGCCTTCCCGATGACCCAGAATCGGGCCCTGCAACTGCTTTATGATCTGCGTTATCTCAACATTGTTCTGACAGCCAGGACTGAGGAGGTGAAAAGTGGCCGCAGCAAACAGGACTCCAG AATTGAGAAAGTGGCTGACTATCTGGAAGCACTCATTGACCCGTTTGACCTGGATGTTTTCACACCACACCTCAACAGCAACCTTAATCGCCTAGTGCAACGAACTTCT GTTCTATTTGGATTGGTCACTGGGACAGAGAATCATTTCACTCCCAGGAGCTGCACATTCAACTCCCAAGAACCCCATAATATACTGCCCCTGGCATCGAGTCAGATCAG GTTTGGACTTCTTCCACTGAGCATGACAAGTACCCGAAAGGCCAAATCAACCAGCAGAAGTATGGAAACAAAAGCCCAG GTTGTCCCCCCGGCACTCTCCCGAGCAGGTGACCCAACGCATCCTGGCTCCTTGTTCAGACAGCTGGTCAGTGAGGAAGAAGACGCATCTACGCCTTCATTATTCAAGCTAGGTTGGCTCTCTAGTATGACTAAATAA